The nucleotide sequence AGCCGTAGAATCCCTTGGTCTTTTGTTTTCTGGTATGTCAAAATCCAAGCAATCTTCTATCTACACTAAAGCAAGGAAGCAGGTGTATGCCGCTACACCATTTTGGCAGCAGATTTAGTGGCAAAGGCGCCCAAATCCCCATGGTGCGGTCTTGTAATGCAATTGCTTTTGGAAAGAAGGCGCATTGGTTGGTGGGTCTTGTAATGCAATcactttgcccttttcttttctaAGTAGAGTGGTCAGGTCAGGTGGTGGCACACCTTAATGGTTAAGGTATCTCAAGCAAGGTAAAGCATGCACGTAGTCCCTTTCCTTGTCTTTCTGTCATTCCTGCATCATCTAATCCAACATGACCAGCAATAGCTAGAGTAGATTCGAGTCTTTTGGAACTAGTACCTGCAACACAATCGACTTTGGCGACTCAGACCGCGTCAGAAGCTATGTCAGATGCCCGGATGTCATGCGTCTACTCAAAGTTGCTTGGAGCATGCCGATTCAGAGGTTCGCCTCGTCTTTATTTGATACCTAGCCGTCCCTGCATCAAACAAAAAAAGATGCAAGTTCCTTGCTGAACAAATGTTCTTATTTCTGCAACAAAACGAGAGATGTATATTAATCAGAACATGGGTTACAATCACCACAGATCAACTGTTCAGCACTTGCCATCAAAATTCAGAAAATGCTCGACGGTCGTAAGGCTGGCTCAGCAAGATGATTGACCGTGGTTTTATCCTCATTACACGCATATTACTGCCTTGTCTTTGTCAGGTTGTTCCCGGCCACCTGTTTTACTACTGTACAAGTACGTACTATGTACTTGGCATCATAAGGCGACCTGAAATTTCTCAGGTACACGGAGCAGCGGTAGCTGATAGTCACCAGGCTCTCCTAGCTGCCCGCAGGCAGCCATCTGGTCATCGCCTCTGCTTAGCCGCACCATTACAGTAAGACCAGATTGGATTAACATGTTCCGGAACTCGATAATGTTCTCATCGGGCGTCGGCTTGAATTGCGACCCACTATGGGGATTGAAAGAGATGAGGTTGATCTTGCAGGGAATACCGTGAACCAGCTCCGTAAGCCTCTTTGCATCATCCACGCTGCAAGCTAAATCCAAAAAAGAGTTCAGGGTTCAAGGGATATATCATTTTGCTGTAAGGTCTTCAAAAAAATTATTTACAAATTGAAACATTTCATTTGCCTATGAGAAACTTGTCACAGCAACAATGCCGACATATTATGTACTGTATAGATCACCATTTACTCATTTGGCTCATATGCATGAAGCAATTAAAATTTTAGTTGTTCTGGAAAGAACACCCGTTTGCAAATGTTGCTATATCCATGTCCCAAGTAAAAATATCACCAGATGTAAGCTCTTCTAAGAAGAATCGTCGAGATGACAGCAACAACAAAGTGTTATTTAACCCAAGATTTTTTACCTGTCATTCACCCCAGAAAGCATGACGTATTCAAATAGCACTATGGACTTAGGTCTCAAACGAAGTTCCTCCCTTAAAGTGCCAAGAAGCATGCTAAGATTGTACCTTCTGTTAATGGGCATTATCCAATCCCTAACCTGGAAGAGGAAGTTAGTATATACAGCATAGCATAATAGTGTCAAACCATTTCACCACAATAGAATAACCAAATTTGAATTTCACCTCATCAGTTGTTGCATTAAGACTCACGGCCAGATCACAATTGGATTCGTTGAGGAAGCGTTTTATCTCTGGAACGAGACCACTTGTGGATACAGTAACCTTGCGAGGACTAAACTGAAGACCCTGCTCATCAACCATTATAGATGATGCTTTTATTACGTTATCTACATTGTGCAACGGCTCGCCCATGCCCTGTACAAATTAGAGGTTAATGGAAGATTGTTGTGGAAAAGGTGATAGCATCTTATTAAAAAATGCAACAGCATTAATACTATATGGATACTGGTGAATAATGCATACCAAGGCTTCCATGacattttatttatatttttgacATGAAGGCTTCCATGACATTGCGATCACTAGAGTCTAAACTTATAAACGTGGAACTCCGAAAGGACAAAACTATGATAAAGGAAGCCATAACGTTAGGCCTACAATTTCAACAGTAATGAATACTGGTGTCACTGAATACGGATGCAGGCAAAAGCAGGGGTAATGCTATCAGGAACAGTGCTAAGTAGGGGAAATATATCTAACATGCTGGTTGCAGTTCCAAGAAATAAAACACAAAGGGTGGTTTTGTAGCAATTCAGGAAAAGTGGCATGCAAAAGCAAGATGATACACATTCAGGATAAAACTACTAATTCCAGTCATATGCTCAGTTAAACACCATATTAGAGTTAGTGTTATTAGTTACCATGAAAAGAATGCTTACCATAAATACAACATTTGTAATAGTATCAAATTCATCTGAAAATAGCTTACGAGCAAACACAGCCTGCTCAACTATCTCAGCTGTAGACAAATGCTTCCTCAAACCCATCCTTCAGCGCCcaaaagaaatagaaaagaaaatatgaaaTAGTTACTACAGAATCATAGAAAGACAAATGCTATACAAAGAATGTCGACAGACCTCCCAGTGAAGCAAAACTGACAATTCATGGCACAGCCCACTTGACTTGAAACACAGACCGTTGTCCGGCCCCTGGCGCTAGGAATGACAACTGTTTCAATCACTGAGGCATCTTCAAGAGAGAACAGTATCTGTAACATTCTGTGTTCCAAAATCAATCATATTCTGAGAACATTACAGAGATATCAGTGACAGTGAAAGAGCTACCTTTCGGGTTCCATCTGATGCAGTAATAATGTCTTTAATAGTTAATGCCTTCAGATCAGCATGATCACTTATCATTTTCCTCAAGTCCTTGTTCAAGCCTGAAGATTAGAGGCGGTGTAACTGAATCCATTAAACCAGATACTAACAATGGAACATAGGGCAAAAATATTATACCAAAGAAAAGAAACATGAGTAAATGCCCAATTTGACAAGTTTAATTTCAAGCACTAGAACAAACCCCAAAAATGTAAATGGTGTCGAGGTAGTGAGATATGGAGCCAACAGAATTATCACATTCAAAGTTAGAGCTACATCTACTTGTACAATTAGTGGGTTTTCCTACTGAGGGAAAAAAACTAGTTGATAGTGAAATACCCTCTGGCATCTGCTatcttattcttctttttttctttcctgaAAATGACAATGACATCTTCAAGGTGGATGCATGGTTGGTTTGCAGCTGTCGCTTGCCATAGTTTTTTTTATTGTATATATACGAATGTAGTGTGGCAAAGTATGTGTGTAATTGTTGTGCACATGGGTCCACAGTATCAAGGCAAGAGTACCAGCATGGGAGGAGTCCATGAGAGAGAAGTGTCCGAAGAGTCCATTAGGGGAGTATAGGATTAGGAAAGAGTCCAAttgtataaaaatatatataaGTCCAATCGTATTAGCCTATTAGGATGACATGTATCCATGTCTAAGGCAAGCAAGAACAAACAATCTCCTCTAAAGTCTAAACATATGTCAACCCAATCCCTCTGAGCCATGACGTCTGGCTATCTTCAGCATGGTAGTTATCCCATTGTGAATCAAGGTTCACAACAGGAATGTAGTGTGTTGTGCTTGATTTAAGGTCATGTCCCTCTAGTTTTGATGCATTACCTAGCTGGTGTAAATCTTTCACTGCTGTTCTAGAATTCTAGTTGCTGTGGGGATAGCTGCTGTGATTTGGACTATTTGGAAGACTCATAGTGATGCGAGTTATAAAAGAAAATATCCTTATGATACCACTTGGTATAGTCTGTATTGTTGCTCATTACATTGCATTCTGGGCTTGCAAAGACTACTGGCCGTGATGGCCACTGAGATATTCCATCGAAGACTTGGATGGGGAGTTGATTCGCAGACTCATCCTCTGAGTAGAGATGTTTCGTAGTAATGTCCGTGGTCACAGTTAGGTTGAGTAGTTCTGTTGGTGTTCATGTTATCTCTTTTTGGCAGTTGCTGTGAATGTAAAAGAGAGGCGGTCGTTTTAGTTCTGTAATTTTGTCCTATACTGACTAGTTCATTCTATTGTTCTGTGGCTTTGCATTCCGTCTTTGTTGGCATTAACCTTGTTTGTTGTAAAATTCTTTTTTTTCCGAGAAAACGCAAAAAAAAAATGTGTTTCATTTCATTGGAAAGGAGAATAGTTCAGTACAGCATCCCACAGAGGGGGTGAACGGTTAACGCCAACAAAGGCCGATTTTTTGTTGTAAAATTCTAGTCTCATGTCTATTTTGTATTGTATGCAATTGTTGCCATAGATTTTCATAGTGAGCTAGGTGTGAATGTCTACATGCTCCATGACATGGCGTAGCAGCCGGAACAATAGCACAGAGGTGAGTGCACGAGTGAGCAGACCGGCGAGCCAGGAGATGTTTGCATGTATGCATGTGTTACATGATTACTTGGTCAAGACTCAAAAGGCGTGTACATTAGTGGCCTGATAACTAGCCGGTGCATGTAGCTAATAGAGCATGAGGATATGTATGTTGGCAAGCCAAAAGACTAGTTCTAAGGGTGTTGAGTTAGTTGAGGCTTATATGTAAAGTTGAGTTGATCCTTGAGAGTGGGCTGCATGTGCATGTGAGTTAGTTGTGTTAGTCCAGAACGTGTGCCTGCATGTACTAGCTAGTGGGGGGTGGTGAAGGGATCAAGCAATTGTGTGGCTTGGCCGTGTGTGTGCATGTTTCCCATTAAAAGGCACTTGTAATCAATTGTGTTGTGTTGAAAAGAAATGCAGAAAAGGCACAGTTTGTGTGTCGTGCCAAAGTGCATGTTGCTTCTTctaccttgtgtgtgtgtgtgtgttttctggGGAACTCCAACAGTCTGACCCCAGCGTAGAATTTGCGGGGGATTGGAACTATGTATACTGAATGGTTTTCCAGAAGTGGCCAGAATCCACCCCTtcgtcttttttttcttttttcttcttcttcgcattATATTTCTTGTATATATTTCTATATATTAAATACACATGAATCCCAGAACTGACTGGTGGAAAGCTCCAGTACTGAAATGTTCCTTTTCAAGCACGAAATTGCAAAGGATTAATAAGTTTGCACAGTACAGCCGATACTCACAAATGGCCCACAAGGCAAGAAAGAATTTTAGAGATACTAACCAACTGCTCATCATTTTTCACAAAAGAAAACTAGAATACATCTTTTTTTATAAATGTTCTGTGACATCCAAACATCTTCTATCACGCCTTTCTTAATAGATTGCATCCATATTAAAGTATTAATGTACATCGCCTAAAACAAACCTAAATATGGTTGAAGGTGGTATGGGTAGCTAGAATATACCTGGATCTCAAACACTTCTACAGTTCTGCTACCCATGCTTTCTCAATTATTAAATCACTGATGAATAGAGCAACTACGAAAAGTCCAAAACAACATATATCCAGGCTCATATCGATAGGGTGTGCAGGTGTTATGACcagcatattaggggcttagcccagttagttgtggcccagtttatcttatcgttattaggggcttagcccaattatcttattaggaggattatataaactcgtgtaaggacccgttttgggattaagcaagaagcaatcatatttgctcggcttccttagggagccgggagacctaaccctagccgccgcccc is from Triticum aestivum cultivar Chinese Spring chromosome 3A, IWGSC CS RefSeq v2.1, whole genome shotgun sequence and encodes:
- the LOC123061572 gene encoding dual-specificity RNA methyltransferase RlmN isoform X1, whose product is MQRVSSFQRQIRGSKGKSLRGTNTKPTIPMAALPLLRWGASSLHAHFSPTPPRRLFSALRQPPAAGRYEPGSRVMLKGMDYPELEKWEQSQGFRPGQAMMLWKCLYGNNVWAHCHNELAGLNKDLRKMISDHADLKALTIKDIITASDGTRKILFSLEDASVIETVVIPSARGRTTVCVSSQVGCAMNCQFCFTGRMGLRKHLSTAEIVEQAVFARKLFSDEFDTITNVVFMGMGEPLHNVDNVIKASSIMVDEQGLQFSPRKVTVSTSGLVPEIKRFLNESNCDLAVSLNATTDEVRDWIMPINRRYNLSMLLGTLREELRLRPKSIVLFEYVMLSGVNDSVDDAKRLTELVHGIPCKINLISFNPHSGSQFKPTPDENIIEFRNMLIQSGLTVMVRLSRGDDQMAACGQLGEPGDYQLPLLRVPEKFQVAL
- the LOC123061572 gene encoding dual-specificity RNA methyltransferase RlmN isoform X2, translating into MQRVSSFQRQIRGSKGKSLRGTNTKPTIPMAALPLLRWGASSLHAHFSPTPPRRLFSALRQPPAAGRYEPGSRVMLKGMDYPELEKWEQSQGFRPGQAMMLWKCLYGNNVWAHCHNELAGLNKDLRKMISDHADLKALTIKDIITASDGTRKILFSLEDASVIETVVIPSARGRTTVCVSSQVGCAMNCQFCFTGRMGLRKHLSTAEIVEQAVFARKLFSDEFDTITNVVFMGMGEPLHNVDNVIKASSIMVDEQGLQFSPRKVTVSTSGLVPEIKRFLNESNCDLAVSLNATTDEVRDWIMPINRRYNLSMLLGTLREELRLRPKSIVLFEYVMLSGVNDSLQRG